Proteins from a single region of Thermotoga maritima MSB8:
- a CDS encoding phospholipase D-like domain-containing protein — protein sequence MKRLLLPFLLLSEVLLSQVYFSTVDDLSSLVISHLESASDVTVVAYSIDPDYLGLKECSMATEVPVEGAFVHISDGLLHSKFIVLDHKTVIFGSANFNRPSLEEHLNNLIVFHSKEIATFFERIYDWLVFGKRPQARLETEEGTFFLIPIADGEKIVLDALWKAKRYVLLCSYAFTDEDVFATLKFLSSRGVEIYIITDEWFESSRLRELPLETFHVLEVKEPLMHHKFLVIDGKILITGSANFTESGFHRNVEVMFETSNREYVESFEEEFNRIWRGYFVQGVRF from the coding sequence TTGAAAAGACTCCTTCTCCCGTTTCTTCTTCTGAGTGAAGTTCTTCTTTCACAGGTCTACTTCAGCACGGTGGACGATCTTTCTTCCCTTGTCATCTCACACCTGGAGTCTGCAAGCGATGTGACGGTGGTCGCCTACTCGATCGACCCTGATTATCTTGGCCTGAAAGAGTGCAGCATGGCCACAGAAGTTCCCGTAGAAGGTGCCTTCGTTCACATCTCAGATGGGCTTCTTCACTCGAAGTTCATCGTTCTCGACCACAAAACGGTGATCTTCGGCTCTGCGAACTTCAACAGGCCCAGTCTCGAAGAACATCTGAACAACCTCATCGTGTTCCACTCAAAAGAGATAGCGACTTTCTTTGAGAGAATATACGACTGGCTCGTCTTCGGGAAAAGGCCGCAGGCCAGACTCGAAACAGAGGAGGGAACGTTCTTTCTCATACCGATCGCTGACGGGGAAAAGATCGTTCTCGATGCCCTGTGGAAGGCAAAAAGATACGTTCTCCTCTGCAGCTACGCCTTCACAGACGAAGACGTCTTCGCCACACTGAAGTTCCTCTCCTCCCGTGGAGTGGAGATCTACATCATCACGGACGAGTGGTTCGAGTCTTCAAGGCTCAGAGAACTTCCCCTTGAAACCTTCCACGTTCTCGAGGTGAAAGAGCCCCTCATGCATCATAAGTTTCTGGTCATTGATGGGAAGATCCTGATCACGGGTTCTGCCAACTTCACAGAGAGCGGGTTTCACAGAAATGTGGAAGTGATGTTCGAAACGAGTAACAGAGAGTACGTAGAATCTTTCGAGGAAGAGTTCAACAGGATCTGGAGGGGATACTTTGTACAGGGTGTTCGTTTTTGA
- the miaB gene encoding tRNA (N6-isopentenyl adenosine(37)-C2)-methylthiotransferase MiaB: MRFYIKTFGCQMNENDSEAMAGLLVKEGFTPASSPEEADVVIINTCAVRRKSEEKAYSELGQVLKLKKKKKIVVGVAGCVAEKEREKFLEKGADFVLGTRAVPRVTEAVKKALEGEKVALFEDHLDEYTHELPRIRTSRHHAWVTIIHGCDRFCTYCIVPYTRGRERSRPMADILEEVKKLAEQGYREVTFLGQNVDAYGKDLKDGSSLAKLLEEASKIEGIERIWFLTSYPTDFSDELIEVIAKNPKVAKSVHLPVQSGSNRILKLMNRRYTKEEYLALLEKIRSKVPEVAISSDIIVGFPTETEEDFMETVDLVEKAQFERLNLAIYSPREGTVAWKYYKDDVPYEEKVRRMQFLMNLQKRINRKLNERYRGKTVRIIVEAQAKNGLFYGRDIRNKIIAFEGEDWMIGRFADVKVEKITAGPLYGKVVWVEKTPSPVSSSE, translated from the coding sequence ATGAGATTTTACATAAAGACCTTCGGCTGTCAGATGAACGAGAACGACTCGGAAGCGATGGCAGGTCTTCTTGTAAAAGAGGGCTTCACCCCCGCCTCGAGCCCTGAGGAGGCGGATGTGGTCATCATAAACACCTGTGCGGTGAGGAGAAAGTCCGAGGAGAAAGCCTACAGCGAACTGGGACAGGTCCTGAAACTGAAGAAGAAAAAGAAGATCGTCGTTGGCGTCGCAGGATGTGTCGCAGAAAAGGAAAGAGAAAAGTTCCTCGAAAAAGGAGCGGACTTTGTTCTTGGAACCCGTGCCGTTCCGAGGGTGACAGAGGCCGTCAAAAAAGCACTCGAAGGAGAAAAGGTGGCGCTCTTTGAAGACCACCTGGACGAGTACACACACGAACTCCCAAGGATAAGAACGAGCAGGCACCACGCATGGGTCACGATCATCCACGGCTGTGACAGGTTCTGTACCTATTGCATCGTTCCCTACACACGGGGCAGGGAAAGAAGCAGACCGATGGCGGACATCCTGGAAGAGGTGAAAAAACTCGCAGAGCAGGGCTACCGTGAGGTTACCTTCCTCGGCCAGAACGTGGACGCCTACGGAAAGGACCTGAAGGATGGCTCCTCTCTTGCAAAACTCCTCGAGGAAGCCTCGAAGATCGAGGGAATAGAGCGAATCTGGTTTCTCACCTCCTATCCAACGGACTTTTCCGATGAACTCATAGAGGTGATAGCAAAAAACCCGAAAGTGGCAAAGTCCGTTCACCTTCCCGTTCAGTCCGGAAGCAACAGAATTTTGAAACTCATGAACAGAAGGTACACGAAGGAAGAGTACCTTGCCCTCCTCGAGAAGATCAGATCGAAGGTGCCAGAGGTTGCAATAAGCAGTGACATCATCGTGGGCTTTCCCACAGAAACGGAAGAGGACTTCATGGAGACGGTGGACCTTGTAGAGAAGGCACAGTTCGAGCGTCTGAACCTTGCCATTTACTCTCCACGTGAGGGAACTGTAGCCTGGAAGTACTACAAAGACGACGTGCCCTACGAAGAAAAGGTGAGACGTATGCAGTTTCTCATGAACCTCCAGAAGAGGATCAACAGAAAACTCAACGAGCGATACAGAGGAAAGACGGTGCGTATCATCGTCGAAGCGCAGGCAAAGAACGGCCTCTTCTACGGCCGCGACATCAGGAACAAGATCATCGCCTTCGAAGGTGAAGATTGGATGATAGGGCGCTTTGCGGACGTGAAAGTGGAAAAGATCACTGCAGGGCCCCTCTACGGAAAGGTGGTCTGGGTTGAAAAGACTCCTTCTCCCGTTTCTTCTTCTGAGTGA
- the speE gene encoding polyamine aminopropyltransferase has protein sequence MKELERELQPRQHLWYFEYYTGNNVGLFMKMNRVIYSGQSDIQRIDIFENPDLGVVFALDGITMTTEKDEFMYHEMLAHVPMFLHPNPKKVLIIGGGDGGTLREVLKHDSVEKAILCEVDGLVIEAARKYLKQTSCGFDDPRAEIVIANGAEYVRKFKNEFDVIIIDSTDPTAGQGGHLFTEEFYQACYDALKEDGVFSAETEDPFYDIGWFKLAYRRISKVFPITRVYLGFMTTYPSGMWSYTFASKGIDPIKDFDPEKVRKFNKELKYYNEEVHVASFALPNFVKKELGLM, from the coding sequence TTGAAGGAACTGGAAAGGGAACTTCAGCCAAGACAGCACCTCTGGTACTTCGAGTACTACACGGGAAACAACGTGGGTCTTTTCATGAAGATGAACCGCGTGATTTATTCAGGACAGAGCGATATACAGAGGATCGACATCTTCGAAAACCCCGATCTCGGTGTGGTCTTCGCACTCGATGGAATCACAATGACAACAGAGAAAGACGAGTTCATGTACCACGAGATGCTCGCACACGTTCCCATGTTCCTTCATCCCAATCCGAAGAAGGTGCTCATCATCGGTGGTGGAGATGGGGGAACGCTCAGAGAAGTCCTCAAGCACGATAGCGTAGAAAAAGCCATTCTCTGCGAGGTCGATGGCCTCGTCATAGAAGCGGCGAGGAAATATCTGAAACAGACCTCCTGTGGTTTCGACGATCCCAGAGCGGAGATCGTGATAGCAAACGGTGCCGAATACGTGAGGAAGTTCAAAAACGAGTTCGACGTCATCATCATAGACTCCACGGACCCGACGGCGGGTCAGGGCGGGCACCTCTTCACCGAGGAGTTCTACCAGGCCTGCTACGACGCATTGAAGGAAGACGGAGTCTTCTCTGCAGAAACGGAGGATCCGTTCTACGACATCGGATGGTTCAAACTCGCCTACAGGAGGATCAGCAAGGTCTTTCCGATTACAAGGGTTTACCTTGGTTTCATGACCACCTATCCCTCCGGCATGTGGTCCTACACTTTCGCCTCCAAGGGAATAGACCCGATAAAAGACTTCGACCCGGAAAAGGTGAGAAAGTTCAACAAAGAACTGAAGTACTACAACGAAGAAGTCCACGTTGCCTCCTTTGCCCTCCCGAATTTCGTGAAGAAAGAACTCGGACTGATGTGA
- the speD gene encoding adenosylmethionine decarboxylase → MKSLGRHLVAEFYECDREVLDNVQLIEQEMKQAAYESGATIVTSTFHRFLPYGVSGVVVISESHLTIHTWPEYGYAAIDLFTCGEDVDPWKAFEHLKKALKAKRVHVVEHERGRYDEIGIPEDSPHKAAV, encoded by the coding sequence ATGAAGAGTCTGGGAAGGCACCTGGTGGCGGAATTCTACGAATGTGACAGAGAGGTTCTTGACAACGTGCAGCTGATAGAACAGGAGATGAAGCAGGCAGCCTATGAAAGTGGAGCAACAATAGTCACGTCAACGTTTCACAGGTTCCTCCCCTATGGGGTGAGTGGTGTGGTGGTGATATCTGAATCCCACCTAACCATTCACACCTGGCCAGAGTACGGGTACGCTGCTATCGATCTCTTCACCTGCGGAGAGGATGTCGATCCCTGGAAAGCCTTCGAACATCTGAAAAAAGCGCTGAAGGCAAAGAGAGTTCACGTGGTGGAGCATGAAAGAGGCAGGTACGACGAGATAGGAATCCCGGAGGACTCGCCGCACAAGGCCGCCGTCTGA
- a CDS encoding cupin domain-containing protein, which produces MRIGEKLRKLRLSRGLTQEELAERTDLSRSFISQLESDKTSPSIDTLERILEALGTDLKHFFSDVEEERIVFKKEERVPVYDEPEGVKSEILMSGVEDKEIDPILVTLEPGAQTEEESYHEGSEFGFVIQGRIDLYLDGKRYRLKEGDCFYYKADKKHYVKNPGKKKAVLLWIMID; this is translated from the coding sequence GTGAGGATCGGAGAAAAACTCAGGAAATTAAGGCTCTCAAGAGGACTCACACAAGAAGAACTCGCAGAGCGCACAGATCTTTCAAGAAGCTTCATTTCACAGCTCGAATCGGACAAGACGTCTCCATCCATAGATACTCTTGAAAGGATCTTAGAAGCACTGGGTACAGATTTGAAGCACTTTTTCTCCGACGTGGAAGAAGAGAGGATTGTGTTCAAAAAGGAAGAGAGGGTTCCGGTCTACGACGAGCCAGAGGGTGTGAAGAGTGAGATTCTGATGAGCGGTGTGGAAGACAAAGAGATCGATCCGATTCTCGTGACACTGGAACCCGGCGCACAGACGGAGGAAGAATCGTACCATGAAGGTTCAGAGTTCGGCTTTGTGATTCAGGGAAGGATAGATCTTTACCTCGACGGCAAACGCTACAGATTGAAAGAAGGAGACTGTTTCTACTACAAAGCAGACAAAAAGCATTACGTGAAGAATCCGGGAAAGAAAAAGGCGGTGTTACTTTGGATCATGATTGACTAA
- a CDS encoding rubrerythrin family protein, translating into MREMTKKFLEDAFAGESMAHMKYLIFADEAEQRGLKKLANLFRAIAYAEYVHARNHYRELGKIYKEMAENVQQCIDGETFEIDEMYPVYNTVAQFQEEKGAERSTKFAWEAEKIHAEMYKKAKELVEKGEDYTAEKIYICPVCGHTVEGEPPEKCPVCGAPKSAYREFSI; encoded by the coding sequence ATGAGAGAGATGACGAAGAAGTTCCTTGAGGACGCTTTCGCAGGGGAGAGCATGGCGCACATGAAGTATCTGATCTTCGCGGATGAAGCAGAGCAGAGGGGACTGAAGAAACTCGCGAATCTCTTCAGGGCGATCGCGTACGCGGAGTACGTCCACGCGAGGAACCACTACAGAGAACTCGGAAAGATCTACAAAGAGATGGCCGAAAACGTCCAGCAGTGCATCGACGGTGAAACCTTCGAAATCGATGAGATGTACCCGGTTTACAACACCGTCGCACAGTTCCAGGAAGAAAAAGGAGCGGAAAGAAGCACCAAGTTCGCCTGGGAAGCCGAAAAGATCCACGCGGAGATGTACAAAAAGGCCAAAGAACTCGTGGAAAAGGGAGAAGACTACACAGCGGAGAAGATCTACATCTGTCCCGTCTGTGGTCACACCGTTGAAGGAGAGCCACCAGAGAAGTGTCCGGTTTGCGGAGCACCGAAGAGCGCTTACAGGGAATTTTCAATTTAA
- a CDS encoding class II SORL domain-containing protein, with product MKLSDFIKTEDFKKEKHVPVIEAPEKVKKDEKVQIVVTVGKEIPHPNTTEHHIRWIKVFFQPDGDPYVYEVGRYEFNAHGESVQGPNIGAVYTEPTVTTVVKLNRSGTIIALSYCNIHGLWESSQKITVEE from the coding sequence ATGAAACTTTCTGATTTCATCAAGACGGAAGATTTCAAGAAGGAAAAGCACGTTCCGGTCATAGAAGCACCCGAGAAGGTGAAAAAAGACGAAAAAGTTCAAATCGTGGTTACCGTGGGAAAGGAGATCCCGCACCCGAACACAACAGAACACCACATCAGGTGGATCAAAGTTTTCTTCCAACCTGATGGTGATCCATACGTTTACGAGGTGGGAAGGTACGAGTTCAACGCGCACGGAGAGTCCGTTCAGGGGCCGAACATCGGCGCTGTTTACACAGAGCCTACTGTCACAACCGTGGTAAAATTGAACAGATCGGGAACGATCATAGCCCTCTCCTACTGCAACATACACGGCCTCTGGGAAAGCAGTCAAAAGATCACTGTTGAAGAGTGA
- the rd gene encoding rubredoxin, producing MKKYRCKLCGYIYDPEQGDPDSGIEPGTPFEDLPDDWVCPLCGASKEDFEPVE from the coding sequence GTGAAGAAGTACAGGTGCAAACTCTGTGGTTACATCTACGATCCTGAACAAGGAGATCCCGACAGCGGAATCGAACCGGGGACACCCTTCGAGGATCTTCCAGACGACTGGGTCTGTCCGCTCTGTGGAGCTTCGAAGGAGGATTTTGAACCGGTTGAGTGA
- a CDS encoding SAM hydrolase/SAM-dependent halogenase family protein has translation MIGFLTDWGLKSHYVGVAKAVIKRINPSAEIIDITHEVEPFNVRKASHVLYRASLDFPPSTVFLVVVDYGVGTSRKAIVMKTKNDQYFVAPDNGVLTVVAEEYGVAEIREIENRELFYKKNPSFTFHGRDIFAPVAAHLDMGLPLERVGDRLLSYEVLKMRKPVVENEKVIGEVAIVDTFGNVSTNIPFDLFLKLSVDFDDVVRVRVGRKEFKAAVAKAFGDVDTGELLVHPDSAGFLEIAVNLGDASQVLSVKEGDEIEICR, from the coding sequence ATGATCGGATTTCTCACAGACTGGGGCTTGAAGAGTCACTACGTGGGAGTCGCGAAGGCGGTGATCAAGAGGATAAACCCCTCCGCGGAGATCATCGACATCACGCACGAAGTAGAACCTTTCAACGTGAGAAAGGCGAGTCACGTTCTCTACAGAGCCTCCCTCGATTTTCCTCCTTCCACCGTCTTTCTTGTGGTTGTCGACTACGGCGTTGGAACTTCAAGAAAGGCGATCGTGATGAAGACCAAGAACGACCAGTACTTCGTGGCACCCGACAACGGAGTTCTCACGGTTGTAGCTGAAGAATACGGAGTTGCCGAGATCAGAGAGATAGAGAACAGAGAGCTCTTCTACAAGAAGAATCCTTCCTTCACTTTCCACGGAAGGGACATCTTCGCACCGGTTGCCGCCCACCTCGACATGGGACTTCCGCTGGAGAGAGTGGGAGACAGACTGCTCTCGTACGAGGTTCTCAAGATGAGAAAGCCTGTTGTCGAGAACGAGAAAGTCATCGGAGAAGTGGCGATAGTTGACACCTTCGGAAACGTGTCGACGAACATTCCCTTCGATCTCTTTTTGAAGCTCAGTGTGGATTTCGACGACGTGGTGAGAGTGAGAGTGGGAAGAAAAGAGTTCAAAGCGGCTGTCGCGAAGGCCTTCGGAGATGTGGACACGGGAGAACTGCTCGTTCATCCAGACAGCGCAGGTTTCCTCGAAATCGCCGTGAATCTGGGAGACGCGAGTCAGGTGCTTTCGGTTAAAGAAGGAGACGAGATCGAGATATGCAGATGA
- a CDS encoding acyl carrier protein, giving the protein MASREEIFSKVKSIISEKLGVDESQVTEEAKLIDDLGADSLDLVDLVMDFESEFGVKVDDADLEKISTVGDIVSYIEKKLG; this is encoded by the coding sequence GTGGCGAGCAGAGAGGAGATCTTTTCAAAGGTGAAGAGCATAATCTCTGAAAAACTCGGAGTGGATGAGTCACAGGTCACAGAGGAGGCAAAACTCATAGACGATCTCGGTGCGGATTCCCTCGACCTCGTTGATCTCGTGATGGATTTCGAAAGCGAGTTCGGTGTAAAGGTGGATGACGCCGATCTTGAAAAGATCTCAACGGTCGGCGACATCGTCAGCTACATTGAAAAGAAATTGGGGTGA
- a CDS encoding ribonuclease J: protein MRIEIFDGHRNIGGNKIRVVDSENDGFLLDFGLNFSRWGEFFEEFLNPRTGKILHDLLKLKMVPRLNIYRDDLFDGKFEDPVNHAFLFLSHAHADHTGMVGLIDEKIPLLMTGETFAVMRASVYTSNSNVLTQLGGKKRRKVNDKDLENGIREDLTVSPGNSKNAEKLTRRVSFPKNIEFNDDLTVVDVNSLWKNELFVEPVYHSVIGAAGLAARVDDLWLAYTGDFRTGPETAEEERYWLDTLGEKRLALSLRTSRFFENLKDKRPLVLIVEGTRVTREENIENTEKDVFENAMRVFRGTKNLILVDFPIRHLERLFTFLKVCMENDRRLVLMPKDYAYLLEMERVEPLWKLTDEERSFVRVYHPGKVTYINLEKDALLRAREEGILLSPEEINLHPEKHTMVAGYWDFPHILDLDERVLNGAVYIHSTSEAYTEEQEIDAKRFMNWLRYFNIIPFGIREVNGNIVFTKEFHASGHVSPQGLEKILNELNPDYIVPVHTLNPGWFVERWGERVLLENVIVL from the coding sequence GTGAGAATAGAGATATTCGACGGGCACAGAAACATAGGGGGAAACAAAATCAGAGTGGTTGATTCTGAGAACGACGGTTTTCTTCTGGATTTCGGGTTGAACTTTTCCAGATGGGGAGAGTTCTTTGAGGAGTTTTTGAACCCCAGAACAGGTAAGATCCTTCATGACCTGCTGAAGCTCAAAATGGTTCCCCGGCTCAACATCTACAGAGACGACCTCTTCGATGGAAAGTTCGAAGATCCTGTGAACCACGCCTTTCTCTTTTTGAGCCATGCGCACGCGGATCACACCGGAATGGTGGGCCTCATAGACGAAAAGATCCCCCTCCTCATGACCGGTGAAACCTTCGCGGTGATGAGAGCCAGTGTGTACACGAGCAACTCGAACGTTCTGACTCAGCTCGGTGGAAAGAAAAGAAGAAAGGTCAACGATAAAGATCTGGAAAACGGAATCCGCGAAGACCTCACGGTGAGCCCGGGAAATTCGAAAAACGCGGAGAAGTTGACAAGACGCGTTTCTTTTCCCAAGAATATAGAGTTCAACGATGACTTAACAGTCGTCGATGTGAACTCTCTGTGGAAAAACGAACTGTTCGTTGAACCCGTGTACCACTCCGTCATAGGAGCCGCGGGTCTTGCGGCAAGGGTGGACGATCTCTGGCTCGCCTACACCGGAGACTTCAGAACGGGTCCCGAGACAGCAGAAGAAGAGCGCTACTGGCTGGACACTCTCGGTGAAAAGAGACTCGCACTTTCCCTCAGGACCTCGAGATTTTTTGAGAATCTGAAGGACAAGCGCCCGCTCGTTCTCATCGTTGAGGGAACCAGAGTCACGAGGGAAGAGAACATTGAGAACACGGAAAAGGACGTCTTCGAAAACGCGATGAGAGTTTTCAGGGGGACAAAGAACCTGATACTCGTGGATTTTCCCATCAGACACCTGGAGAGGCTCTTCACCTTCCTTAAGGTCTGCATGGAAAACGACAGAAGACTCGTTCTCATGCCAAAAGACTATGCCTATCTTCTCGAGATGGAACGAGTGGAACCACTCTGGAAGCTGACGGATGAGGAAAGGTCTTTCGTTCGTGTCTACCACCCCGGGAAGGTCACCTACATAAACCTCGAAAAAGACGCACTGCTTCGAGCCAGAGAGGAAGGGATCCTTCTCTCACCAGAGGAAATAAACCTGCATCCAGAAAAACACACCATGGTCGCGGGATACTGGGACTTCCCGCACATCCTCGATCTCGACGAAAGAGTTCTGAACGGCGCCGTCTATATCCATTCGACGAGCGAAGCCTACACGGAAGAGCAGGAGATCGACGCGAAGCGCTTCATGAACTGGCTCAGGTACTTCAATATAATTCCTTTCGGCATAAGAGAAGTGAACGGAAACATTGTCTTCACAAAAGAGTTCCACGCCTCGGGCCACGTCTCTCCTCAGGGTCTGGAAAAGATTTTGAACGAACTGAACCCAGATTACATAGTGCCCGTTCACACCCTGAATCCGGGCTGGTTCGTCGAGCGCTGGGGTGAAAGGGTCTTACTTGAGAATGTGATTGTGTTATAA
- a CDS encoding GIY-YIG nuclease family protein, producing MKGTYVLLLKLEESVALRYGKKASHLEPGYYAYVGSAMGGFFKRIPRYFLGSRKRHWHIDYLLDHAQIAGLIMFSGKRIEEEISNVLSYHFEGIEDFGASDLRVKTNLYHVDPDKLFSLLGGFRENRDIRRAQKHRGKQNQSG from the coding sequence ATGAAGGGAACTTACGTTTTGCTTTTGAAACTCGAAGAGAGTGTTGCTTTGAGGTATGGAAAGAAAGCATCTCATCTGGAGCCGGGCTACTACGCCTACGTTGGATCTGCAATGGGGGGATTCTTCAAGAGGATCCCCCGTTATTTTCTCGGCTCCCGAAAGAGGCACTGGCACATCGACTACCTGCTGGATCACGCACAGATCGCTGGATTGATAATGTTCAGCGGGAAAAGGATCGAAGAGGAGATCTCGAATGTGCTATCATATCATTTTGAAGGAATAGAGGACTTCGGTGCGAGCGATCTCAGGGTGAAGACCAACCTCTACCACGTTGATCCAGACAAACTCTTTTCTCTTCTGGGGGGGTTCCGTGAGAATAGAGATATTCGACGGGCACAGAAACATAGGGGGAAACAAAATCAGAGTGGTTGA
- the cysK gene encoding cysteine synthase A: MMERLIGSTPIVRLDSIDSRIFLKLEKNNPGGSVKDRPALFMILDAEKRGLLKNGIVEPTSGNMGIAIAMIGAKRGHRVILTMPETMSVERRKVLKMLGAELVLTPGELGMKGAVEKALEISRETGAHMLNQFENPYNVYSHQFTTGPEILKQMDYQIDAFVAGVGTGGTISGVGRVLKGFFGNGVKIVAVEPAKSPVLSGGQPGKHAIQGIGAGFVPKILDRSVIDEVITVEDEEAYEMARYLAKKEGLLVGISSGANVAAALKVAQKLGPDARVVTVAPDHAERYLSIL, encoded by the coding sequence ATGATGGAAAGACTGATAGGGAGCACTCCTATAGTGAGACTCGATTCGATAGACTCGAGAATCTTCTTGAAACTGGAAAAGAATAATCCCGGTGGTAGTGTAAAAGACAGACCCGCCCTCTTCATGATTCTCGACGCAGAGAAAAGAGGACTCCTCAAGAACGGTATCGTGGAACCAACGAGCGGCAACATGGGAATCGCCATAGCGATGATCGGAGCAAAGAGAGGACACAGGGTGATCCTCACGATGCCCGAAACCATGAGCGTTGAGAGAAGAAAGGTCCTGAAAATGCTCGGAGCAGAACTCGTTCTCACACCAGGGGAACTGGGAATGAAAGGTGCGGTGGAAAAGGCGCTCGAGATATCCAGAGAAACCGGCGCGCACATGCTCAACCAGTTCGAAAACCCCTACAACGTCTACTCTCACCAGTTCACTACAGGTCCGGAGATCCTCAAACAGATGGACTATCAGATAGACGCCTTCGTCGCGGGAGTGGGAACGGGAGGCACGATCAGCGGAGTGGGAAGGGTTTTGAAAGGCTTCTTTGGAAACGGAGTGAAGATAGTAGCGGTAGAGCCCGCAAAATCTCCCGTTCTCTCTGGAGGCCAGCCGGGAAAACACGCCATCCAGGGTATAGGAGCGGGCTTTGTTCCGAAGATCCTGGACAGATCCGTGATAGACGAAGTGATCACCGTGGAGGACGAAGAGGCCTACGAGATGGCGAGGTACCTCGCAAAAAAAGAGGGACTTCTCGTAGGGATCTCTTCCGGTGCCAACGTCGCAGCCGCTTTGAAAGTAGCCCAGAAACTCGGGCCAGACGCGAGGGTTGTGACCGTTGCACCGGACCACGCGGAAAGATACCTGAGTATCCTATGA
- the cysE gene encoding serine O-acetyltransferase codes for MRLLFRKAGEFFRDFVSIFKHISDDLEMYLKLDPAAESKLQVFFFYASFQGLMWYRFAHFFYKWKLKVLAYLIYYFVRVVFSMDIHPAARIAPGVVIDHGIGVVIGSTASVGRGTLIYHGVTLGTRKPCSGKRHPDVGENVMIGTGAKILGPIRVGNNAVVGANAVVLEDVPDGAVVVGVPARIVKWRRDFCDDGKTDREHSYSETRFDRLENLLETGKE; via the coding sequence ATGCGGCTGTTGTTCAGAAAGGCTGGTGAGTTTTTCAGGGATTTCGTGAGTATTTTCAAGCACATATCAGATGATCTTGAGATGTACCTCAAGCTCGATCCCGCCGCAGAGAGTAAGCTTCAGGTGTTTTTCTTCTACGCTTCCTTCCAGGGTCTCATGTGGTACAGATTCGCCCATTTCTTCTACAAGTGGAAACTGAAAGTTCTCGCCTACCTCATTTATTACTTTGTGCGTGTTGTGTTCTCCATGGACATCCATCCAGCGGCAAGGATCGCTCCGGGAGTGGTGATAGACCACGGTATCGGTGTGGTCATCGGAAGCACTGCCTCGGTGGGAAGAGGAACACTCATCTACCACGGAGTCACTCTTGGAACGAGAAAGCCGTGCTCCGGAAAAAGGCACCCCGACGTGGGTGAGAACGTGATGATTGGAACGGGAGCGAAGATCCTCGGCCCGATAAGGGTGGGAAACAACGCCGTTGTGGGTGCGAACGCGGTCGTCCTTGAGGATGTTCCAGACGGAGCCGTTGTCGTAGGTGTTCCTGCGAGAATAGTCAAGTGGAGGAGGGATTTCTGCGATGATGGAAAGACTGATAGGGAGCACTCCTATAGTGAGACTCGATTCGATAGACTCGAGAATCTTCTTGAAACTGGAAAAGAATAA
- a CDS encoding TatD family hydrolase yields the protein MVDTHAHLHFHQFDDDRNAVISSFEENNIEFVVNVGVNLEDSKKSLDLSKTSDRIFCSVGVHPHDAKEVPEDFIEHLEKFAKDEKVVAIGETGLDFFRNISPAEVQKRVFVEQIELAGKLNLPLVVHIRDAYSEAYEILRTESLPEKRGVIHAFSSDYEWAKKFIDLGFLLGIGGPVTYPKNEALREVVKRVGLEYIVLETDCPFLPPQPFRGKRNEPKYLKYVVETISQVLGVPEAKVDEATTENARRIFLEVKE from the coding sequence ATGGTGGACACACACGCGCATCTTCATTTTCACCAGTTCGACGACGACAGAAACGCTGTCATCTCCAGCTTTGAAGAGAACAACATCGAATTCGTGGTGAACGTGGGTGTGAACCTCGAAGATTCGAAGAAATCCCTCGATCTTTCAAAGACAAGTGATCGCATTTTCTGTTCTGTGGGTGTACATCCGCACGACGCGAAGGAAGTTCCCGAGGATTTCATAGAACATCTCGAAAAATTCGCGAAAGATGAAAAGGTGGTCGCCATAGGTGAGACCGGACTCGATTTCTTCAGGAACATCTCTCCAGCTGAAGTCCAGAAAAGGGTCTTCGTTGAACAGATCGAACTCGCAGGAAAGTTGAACCTTCCCCTCGTTGTTCACATCAGGGACGCGTACAGCGAGGCGTACGAGATACTCAGAACAGAATCACTTCCGGAGAAGCGGGGTGTGATTCACGCTTTTTCTTCGGATTACGAGTGGGCGAAGAAGTTCATAGACCTCGGTTTTCTGCTTGGAATAGGAGGTCCTGTGACGTATCCGAAGAACGAGGCTCTGAGGGAAGTGGTTAAAAGAGTGGGCCTTGAATACATCGTTCTGGAGACGGACTGTCCTTTTCTTCCACCACAGCCGTTCAGGGGAAAAAGAAACGAACCGAAGTACTTGAAGTACGTCGTGGAAACAATCTCGCAGGTGCTGGGTGTGCCTGAAGCGAAAGTGGATGAGGCGACCACAGAGAACGCCAGAAGGATCTTTCTGGAGGTGAAGGAATGA